The following are encoded together in the Nocardioides sp. Arc9.136 genome:
- a CDS encoding universal stress protein, which yields MSAGRIVVGWTPDEFGAVALVHALAEARLRGLGVVTVNVSRGDALVDEHYAHPEALDRLEAELSASGLEHEVRQAVAPDVAAEILRVAEEVGAALVVLGLKRRTPVGKLLMGSVAQRVILDARCPVLAVKPHE from the coding sequence ATGAGCGCAGGACGGATCGTGGTCGGGTGGACGCCCGACGAGTTCGGAGCGGTGGCCCTGGTCCACGCGCTCGCCGAGGCGCGGCTGCGCGGACTGGGCGTGGTCACGGTCAACGTCAGCCGCGGCGACGCCCTGGTCGACGAGCACTACGCACACCCGGAGGCGCTGGACCGCCTCGAGGCCGAGCTGTCGGCGTCGGGCCTGGAGCACGAGGTGCGCCAGGCGGTCGCCCCGGACGTGGCCGCCGAGATCCTGCGGGTCGCCGAGGAGGTGGGCGCGGCGCTCGTCGTGCTCGGCCTCAAGCGCCGCACGCCGGTAGGCAAGCTACTCATGGGCAGCGTCGCCCAGCGCGTGATCCTCGACGCACGCTGCCCCGTCCTGGCGGTCAAGCCGCACGAGTGA
- a CDS encoding tripartite tricarboxylate transporter permease encodes MDSFDLLWGGLSAAVTPENLMYAAIGVLLGTFVGVLPGIGPAMAVALLLPVTYGLEATSSFIMFAGIYYGGMYGGSTTSILLNTPGESASVMTALEGNKMAKRGRAAQALATAAIGSFIAGTIGTLLVAFFAPALASVAVDIGAPSYFAIMVLALVMTATVIGASVIRGLVALFVGLTIGLVGLDLNTGQPRLSFGVAQLNDRLDIVVVAVGIFALGEALWVAAHLRRTPLQVVPVGRPWMGRADVRRSVGPWLRGTAYGFPFGAIPAGGAEIPTFLSYVTEKRLARGKGGEEFGEGAIEGVAGPEAANNASAAGMFVPMLALGIPVTATASVMLAALQGYGITPGPQLMTEQSDLVWTLLASLLIGNFLLLVLNLPLAPMWAKLLRIPRPQLYAGILFFACLGAYATNLDPFDVGLLLVFGLLGLAMRRFGLPVLPLILGVILGPLMETKLREALTISDGDASALVSEPLAVVVYVVIALALLARVLRRRPAAPTHPEETDRRDEELVNR; translated from the coding sequence ATGGACTCCTTCGACCTGCTCTGGGGCGGCCTGTCCGCGGCCGTCACCCCCGAGAACCTCATGTACGCCGCGATCGGCGTCCTCCTCGGCACCTTCGTCGGCGTGCTCCCGGGCATCGGCCCGGCGATGGCCGTCGCGCTGCTGCTCCCGGTGACCTACGGCCTCGAGGCGACCTCGTCGTTCATCATGTTCGCCGGCATCTACTACGGCGGCATGTACGGCGGCTCGACCACCTCGATCCTGCTCAACACCCCCGGCGAGTCGGCCTCGGTGATGACGGCGCTGGAGGGCAACAAGATGGCCAAGCGGGGGCGGGCGGCCCAAGCCCTCGCCACCGCGGCCATCGGGTCCTTCATCGCCGGCACCATCGGCACGCTCCTGGTCGCGTTCTTCGCCCCGGCGCTGGCCTCGGTCGCCGTCGACATCGGCGCCCCGTCGTACTTCGCGATCATGGTGCTCGCGCTGGTCATGACGGCCACGGTCATCGGTGCCTCGGTGATCCGCGGCCTGGTCGCCCTCTTCGTCGGCCTCACCATCGGCCTGGTCGGCCTCGACCTCAACACCGGCCAGCCCCGGCTGTCCTTCGGGGTCGCCCAGCTCAACGACCGGCTCGACATCGTCGTGGTCGCCGTCGGCATCTTCGCCCTGGGCGAGGCGCTCTGGGTGGCCGCCCACCTGCGGCGCACGCCGCTCCAGGTGGTCCCGGTCGGCCGGCCCTGGATGGGGCGCGCCGACGTCCGGCGCTCGGTCGGGCCGTGGCTGCGCGGCACGGCGTACGGCTTCCCCTTCGGGGCCATCCCCGCCGGCGGTGCCGAGATCCCGACCTTCCTGTCCTACGTGACCGAGAAGCGGCTGGCCCGCGGCAAGGGCGGCGAGGAGTTCGGCGAGGGCGCGATCGAGGGCGTCGCCGGTCCGGAGGCGGCCAACAACGCCTCGGCCGCCGGCATGTTCGTCCCGATGCTCGCGCTCGGCATCCCGGTCACCGCGACCGCCTCGGTGATGCTCGCGGCGCTGCAGGGCTACGGCATCACGCCCGGCCCGCAGCTGATGACCGAGCAGTCCGACCTGGTGTGGACGCTGCTGGCCAGCCTGCTGATCGGCAACTTCCTGCTGCTGGTGCTCAACCTGCCGCTGGCGCCGATGTGGGCCAAGCTGCTGCGCATCCCGCGGCCCCAGCTCTACGCCGGCATCCTGTTCTTCGCCTGCCTGGGTGCCTACGCCACCAACCTGGACCCCTTCGACGTCGGCCTGCTGCTGGTCTTCGGCCTGCTGGGCCTGGCGATGCGACGCTTCGGGCTGCCGGTGCTGCCGCTGATCCTCGGCGTCATCCTCGGCCCGCTGATGGAGACCAAGCTGCGCGAGGCGCTCACGATCTCCGACGGCGACGCCAGCGCGCTGGTGAGCGAGCCGCTCGCGGTCGTCGTGTACGTCGTCATCGCGCTCGCCCTGCTCGCCCGCGTGCTGCGCCGCCGCCCGGCGGCACCGACCCACCCCGAGGAGACCGACCGCCGTGACGAGGAGCTGGTGAACCGATGA
- a CDS encoding tripartite tricarboxylate transporter TctB family protein: MSTLAPDTHDTAPGGPAAPRRDLAQLGLAAVLAVVGALTVYDATTLGTGFADPVGPRVFPYVIGTGMVVLAVLLAVAALRGDVPEAEGGEDVDLTSDTDWLTVAKLVAVLLFTIATVDVLGWAISGAVLFAGSAWSLGSRTLLRDVLVGAVLAVASWYAFYVGLGIPLAPGILDGIL, translated from the coding sequence GTGAGCACCCTGGCCCCGGACACCCACGACACCGCCCCGGGCGGTCCCGCGGCGCCCCGTCGCGACCTGGCGCAGCTCGGCCTCGCCGCCGTGCTGGCGGTCGTCGGCGCGCTGACCGTGTACGACGCCACCACCCTCGGCACCGGCTTCGCCGACCCGGTCGGCCCGCGCGTCTTCCCCTACGTCATCGGCACCGGCATGGTCGTGCTCGCGGTGCTCCTGGCCGTCGCTGCGCTCCGGGGCGACGTGCCGGAGGCCGAGGGCGGCGAGGACGTCGACCTGACCAGCGACACCGACTGGCTCACCGTCGCCAAGCTCGTGGCCGTCCTGCTCTTCACCATCGCCACCGTCGACGTGCTCGGCTGGGCGATCTCCGGGGCCGTGCTCTTCGCCGGCTCCGCCTGGTCGCTCGGCAGCCGCACGCTGCTGCGCGACGTCCTCGTGGGCGCGGTGCTGGCGGTCGCCAGCTGGTACGCCTTCTACGTCGGCCTCGGCATCCCGCTGGCCCCCGGCATCCTGGACGGCATCCTCTGA
- a CDS encoding tripartite tricarboxylate transporter substrate binding protein encodes MGAARALAAVAAGLALVVSTTACGVTRGDDDRDLAMWIPNSPGGGYDQTGRAAVGVLESEDITGGSFEVTNILGAGGSVALTRLMGEEGNEHLLMTVGLGVVGSAYSFGLEHGLGDATPVAQLIEDYEGVLVPADSPFKTIDDMVRAWKADPGSVVVGGGSSPGGPDHLFPMQLAETVGIDPREVTYVPYDGGGPLTSALLGDKIQVGFSGLGEFEGQIASGELRVLAVSGDERLEGETVKDVPTLEESGIDLVFTNWRGVFAPPGISDERRDELVDLLGRMRETPEWQEQLDKNGWIDRFVTGEDFGAFIDEQDARVASTLEEVGLL; translated from the coding sequence GTGGGAGCAGCACGAGCACTCGCGGCGGTGGCCGCCGGGCTGGCGCTGGTGGTCTCGACGACGGCCTGCGGGGTGACCCGCGGCGACGACGACCGGGACCTGGCGATGTGGATCCCGAACAGCCCCGGCGGCGGCTACGACCAGACCGGCCGCGCCGCGGTCGGCGTGCTGGAGTCCGAGGACATCACGGGGGGCTCCTTCGAGGTCACCAACATCCTCGGCGCCGGCGGGTCGGTCGCGCTGACCCGGCTGATGGGGGAGGAGGGCAACGAGCACCTGCTGATGACCGTCGGGCTCGGCGTCGTCGGCTCGGCGTACTCCTTCGGCCTCGAGCACGGCCTCGGCGACGCCACCCCGGTCGCCCAGCTGATCGAGGACTACGAGGGCGTGCTCGTGCCCGCCGACTCCCCGTTCAAGACGATCGACGACATGGTCCGCGCCTGGAAGGCCGACCCCGGGTCGGTCGTCGTCGGCGGCGGGTCGAGCCCGGGCGGCCCCGACCACCTCTTCCCCATGCAGCTGGCCGAGACCGTGGGCATCGACCCGCGCGAGGTCACCTACGTGCCCTACGACGGCGGCGGGCCGCTGACCAGCGCCCTCCTCGGCGACAAGATCCAGGTCGGCTTCTCCGGCCTGGGCGAGTTCGAGGGCCAGATCGCCAGCGGCGAGCTGCGCGTGCTGGCCGTCTCCGGCGACGAGCGGCTCGAGGGCGAGACGGTCAAGGACGTCCCGACCCTGGAGGAGTCCGGCATCGACCTGGTCTTCACCAACTGGCGCGGCGTCTTCGCCCCGCCGGGCATCTCCGACGAGCGGCGCGACGAGCTGGTCGACCTGCTCGGCCGGATGCGGGAGACCCCGGAGTGGCAGGAGCAGCTGGACAAGAACGGCTGGATCGACCGCTTCGTCACCGGCGAGGACTTCGGCGCATTCATCGACGAGCAGGACGCGCGCGTCGCATCGACCCTGGAGGAGGTGGGCCTGCTGTGA
- a CDS encoding ATP-binding protein: MWSPRWRPPRTRHLSLAGQFLALQLLVLLVVVLVTGVVSVRQADVTFRDDRGARLRSAAEGLASTDAVQDALATGTGRDSLAFYAQQRAGDVGATAVHLADARGRVLVGTDPTREGELLDLGPGDVLERRSWTGDIEDAGHRAIAAEVPVLSPGGDGAPRAGELVGVVVVAERYPPWPERLRGTLDDLVTFLALGLALGVAGSFLLSRLIKRRTRGLEPGEIAALADQREALLTSLREGVVAVSESGVLTVVSDSARDLLGLPDDPTGRRVAELELEPAVRDLLTGHGVVRDGVLVVAGRVLVTNRNPVQHDGRPTGTVTTVRDRTELLALQSELSARQSVTETLRAQTHEFSNQLHTISGLLQLGEHEEAGRVISTLTRRRAAISDAVTSRVEDPAVAALLIAKTSSAAERQTWLGLTDDTRLPRLDHELSADLGTVLGNLVDNAVEAVATTGRTGRRARVDVRLVQEEDGTAVVQVADTGPGVPSDQVDAVFRRGFTTKPSDASGRGLGLALVQVVCERRGGSVSVHDREDGPGAVFTARLPGHRPGRLEGGDEDA, from the coding sequence TTGTGGTCACCGCGCTGGCGCCCGCCCCGGACGCGCCACCTGAGCCTCGCCGGGCAGTTCCTCGCGCTGCAGCTGCTCGTGCTGCTCGTCGTGGTGCTGGTGACCGGGGTCGTCTCGGTGCGGCAGGCCGACGTGACCTTCCGCGACGACCGCGGGGCGCGGCTCCGGTCGGCGGCCGAGGGCCTCGCGAGCACCGACGCGGTGCAGGACGCCCTGGCCACCGGGACCGGGCGGGACTCCCTGGCCTTCTACGCCCAGCAGCGGGCCGGTGACGTCGGCGCGACCGCCGTGCACCTGGCCGACGCCCGGGGCCGGGTCCTGGTCGGCACCGACCCCACCCGCGAGGGCGAGCTGCTGGACCTGGGCCCCGGCGACGTGCTGGAGCGCCGGAGCTGGACCGGCGACATCGAGGACGCCGGTCACCGGGCGATCGCGGCCGAGGTCCCGGTGCTCAGCCCGGGGGGCGACGGCGCACCGCGCGCCGGGGAGCTGGTCGGCGTGGTCGTGGTCGCCGAGCGGTACCCGCCCTGGCCCGAGCGGCTGCGCGGCACGCTCGACGACCTCGTGACCTTCCTGGCCCTGGGACTCGCGCTCGGCGTCGCCGGGTCGTTCCTCCTCTCCCGGCTCATCAAGCGGCGCACGCGGGGCCTGGAACCGGGAGAGATCGCCGCACTCGCCGACCAGCGCGAGGCGCTGCTGACCTCGCTGCGCGAGGGGGTCGTCGCGGTGAGCGAGTCCGGCGTCCTGACGGTGGTCAGCGACAGCGCCCGGGACCTGCTGGGCCTCCCCGACGACCCCACCGGGCGGCGCGTGGCCGAGCTCGAGCTCGAGCCGGCGGTGCGCGACCTGCTCACCGGCCACGGCGTGGTCCGCGACGGCGTGCTCGTCGTCGCCGGCCGCGTCCTGGTGACCAACCGCAACCCGGTCCAGCACGACGGCCGGCCCACCGGCACGGTGACCACGGTGCGCGACCGCACCGAGCTGCTCGCGCTGCAGAGCGAGCTGAGCGCGCGGCAGAGCGTCACCGAGACGCTGCGCGCCCAGACCCACGAGTTCAGCAACCAGCTGCACACGATCTCCGGGCTCCTCCAGCTCGGCGAGCACGAGGAGGCGGGTCGGGTGATCAGCACCCTCACGCGTCGCCGGGCCGCCATCAGCGACGCGGTCACCTCCCGGGTCGAGGACCCGGCGGTCGCGGCCCTGCTGATCGCGAAGACCAGCTCGGCGGCCGAGCGGCAGACCTGGCTCGGGCTCACCGACGACACCCGGCTGCCGCGGCTGGACCACGAGCTCTCCGCCGACCTCGGCACGGTGCTGGGCAACCTGGTGGACAACGCCGTCGAGGCCGTGGCGACGACCGGCCGGACCGGACGACGCGCGCGTGTCGACGTACGGCTGGTGCAGGAGGAGGACGGGACGGCGGTGGTGCAGGTGGCCGACACGGGACCGGGAGTACCGTCCGACCAGGTCGACGCCGTCTTCCGGCGCGGCTTCACCACCAAGCCGAGCGACGCCAGCGGGCGCGGGCTGGGCCTGGCCCTGGTCCAGGTCGTCTGCGAGCGCCGGGGCGGCTCGGTGTCGGTGCACGACCGGGAGGACGGACCCGGCGCGGTCTTCACCGCCCGGTTGCCCGGGCACCGGCCCGGACGCCTCGAAGGAGGGGACGAGGATGCCTGA
- a CDS encoding response regulator has product MPDPTATSPGVLQVLVVDDDFMVASIHARFVERAPGFAVAGRAATGAEALEAVERLRPDLVLLDVHLPDLSGIEVLRRLRGRGDDVGVIVVTAAREVDTVRAAAAAGAAHYLVKPFEHEDLLARLEAFRAAHEALQGVDAPDQQHIDAVFAPLGRARAVLPKGLSPETAEAVLAALGEAGELSASEAAEVVGISRVSCRRYLEHFVEEGRATVRLRYGGTGRPERRYRTT; this is encoded by the coding sequence ATGCCTGACCCGACCGCCACGTCGCCGGGGGTCCTGCAGGTCCTCGTCGTGGACGACGACTTCATGGTGGCCTCGATCCACGCCCGCTTCGTCGAGCGCGCCCCGGGCTTCGCGGTGGCCGGCCGGGCGGCGACCGGTGCCGAGGCTCTCGAGGCGGTCGAGCGGCTGCGGCCCGACCTGGTGCTGCTCGACGTCCACCTGCCCGACCTCAGCGGGATCGAGGTGCTGCGCCGGCTGCGCGGCCGCGGCGACGACGTGGGGGTCATCGTCGTGACCGCGGCGCGCGAGGTCGACACCGTCCGCGCGGCGGCCGCCGCCGGCGCCGCGCACTACCTGGTCAAGCCGTTCGAGCACGAGGACCTGCTGGCCCGGCTGGAGGCCTTCCGCGCGGCGCACGAGGCACTGCAGGGGGTCGACGCGCCCGACCAGCAGCACATCGACGCCGTCTTCGCCCCGCTCGGGCGGGCCCGCGCGGTGCTGCCGAAGGGGCTGAGCCCCGAGACCGCCGAGGCGGTCCTCGCCGCCCTGGGCGAGGCGGGCGAGCTGTCGGCGAGCGAGGCCGCGGAGGTCGTCGGCATCTCCCGGGTGAGCTGTCGGCGCTACCTCGAGCACTTCGTCGAGGAGGGCAGGGCCACCGTGCGCCTGCGGTACGGCGGCACCGGCCGCCCCGAGCGGCGGTACCGCACCACCTGA
- a CDS encoding cell wall metabolism sensor histidine kinase WalK: protein MQWTPEQGPGSGAAALWRLTLEHSPVGLAVVDLEGRILLANRAFAEMLGREPEALEHASFADLTHPDDLAADVEQFERCVAGELDTYRLGKRYLHADGGHVWTELSVGLVRDAEGRPAHLVSQVVDVTERHEYEQRLRAAIAEVEHERQTIETVFETVGVGLLLIDAEGRYQRMNRRHRETMNLPFPGGHAGRAGQLGHVYHLDGRTPLTREEMPSYRATQGEEFTDYRYWVGDDPLTRAAFTTSARQVRAPSGERLGAALAYQEITDLLRALQVKDQFVSSASHELRTPLTAMLGHLEMLAEEDLPPDVLDRLRVVQRNAERLRTLVADLLLVAQAGEVGLVMQRSELDLVPLVRDAVETARPSAERAGIDLRLETPDRLVVRADGPRLRQVVDNLVSNGVKYTEPGGSVTVTARLSAGAVELVVADTGLGIAAAEVPQVFTRFFRGGEALRKHIPGTGLGLEVVSSIVTAHGGTIDVDSEPGRGTTFTVTLPC, encoded by the coding sequence GTGCAGTGGACGCCTGAGCAGGGCCCGGGCTCCGGCGCAGCCGCCCTGTGGCGCCTGACGCTGGAGCACTCCCCCGTCGGCCTCGCGGTGGTCGACCTCGAGGGCAGGATCCTCCTCGCCAACCGCGCGTTCGCCGAGATGCTGGGCCGGGAGCCCGAGGCGCTCGAGCACGCGTCGTTCGCCGACCTCACCCACCCCGACGACCTCGCAGCCGACGTCGAGCAGTTCGAGCGGTGCGTGGCCGGGGAGCTGGACACCTACCGGCTGGGCAAGCGCTACCTGCACGCCGACGGCGGCCACGTGTGGACCGAGCTCTCCGTGGGCCTGGTCCGCGACGCCGAGGGCCGCCCGGCGCACCTGGTGTCCCAGGTCGTCGACGTCACCGAGCGGCACGAGTACGAGCAGCGGCTCCGGGCGGCGATCGCCGAGGTCGAGCACGAGCGGCAGACCATCGAGACGGTCTTCGAGACGGTCGGGGTCGGGCTGCTGCTCATCGACGCCGAGGGTCGGTACCAGCGGATGAACCGCCGGCACCGCGAGACGATGAACCTGCCCTTCCCCGGCGGGCACGCCGGCCGGGCCGGGCAGCTCGGCCACGTCTACCACCTCGACGGCCGCACCCCGCTGACGCGCGAGGAGATGCCGTCGTACCGCGCGACCCAGGGCGAGGAGTTCACCGACTACCGGTACTGGGTGGGCGACGACCCGCTGACCCGGGCGGCGTTCACGACCTCCGCGCGGCAGGTGCGCGCGCCGTCCGGGGAGCGCCTGGGAGCGGCCCTCGCCTACCAGGAGATCACCGACCTGCTGCGGGCCCTGCAGGTCAAGGACCAGTTCGTCTCCTCGGCCTCCCACGAGCTGCGCACCCCGCTGACCGCGATGCTGGGCCACCTGGAGATGCTCGCCGAGGAGGACCTGCCGCCCGACGTCCTGGACCGTCTGCGGGTGGTGCAGCGCAACGCCGAGCGCCTGCGCACGCTCGTGGCCGACCTGCTGCTCGTCGCCCAGGCCGGGGAGGTCGGGCTGGTGATGCAGCGCTCGGAGCTCGACCTCGTCCCGCTGGTCCGCGACGCGGTCGAGACCGCCCGGCCGTCGGCCGAGCGCGCCGGCATCGACCTCCGGCTCGAGACACCCGACCGGCTCGTCGTCCGCGCCGACGGGCCGCGCCTGCGCCAGGTCGTCGACAACCTCGTGTCTAACGGCGTGAAGTACACCGAGCCGGGCGGGTCGGTCACCGTCACGGCGCGGCTGTCCGCCGGAGCGGTCGAGCTCGTGGTGGCCGACACCGGGCTCGGCATCGCGGCGGCCGAGGTGCCCCAGGTCTTCACCCGCTTCTTCCGCGGCGGCGAGGCCCTGCGCAAGCACATCCCCGGCACCGGCCTGGGCCTGGAGGTGGTCAGCTCGATCGTCACCGCCCACGGCGGCACGATCGACGTCGACAGCGAGCCCGGCCGCGGCACGACGTTCACCGTCACGCTGCCCTGCTGA